The proteins below come from a single Triticum aestivum cultivar Chinese Spring chromosome 5D, IWGSC CS RefSeq v2.1, whole genome shotgun sequence genomic window:
- the LOC123124710 gene encoding clavaminate synthase-like protein At3g21360 produces the protein MEATSEQDGGGSGAGDYEALVAALMANRQLLEAKVGINNAMFAASDLATSQLGDSFVVGGCEGQKTIDGEQMPLVLGPAREGAGEDGGTGYEALVAAVRAKREWLEDKVVTNSAVLLRGFDVRDAAEFDAVVEALGWPDIRYVGPAPRTHVHGRIWTANEGPLEQSVYFHHEMVLIKEFPAKVILFCEVPPPEGGETPFVPSFRVTERALEEFPEMVEELDAKGLRYTFTAPSNNNTGSMRGRGWEDAFGTSDKSEAETRAKALGMGVEWLEDGGVKTILGPRTLTRVFPGRKGRRMWFNTLVGMHGKELSSATVADGAEIPASFVQRCEEIIEEESIQFRWRKGDILILDNLATLHGRRPSLPPRRVLVATCK, from the exons ATGGAAGCCACCTCAGAACAAGACGGAGGTGGCAGCGGCGCCGGCGACTACGAAGCTCTCGTGGCAGCCCTGATGGCCAACAGGCAACTGCTGGAAGCCAAGGTCGGCATCAACAACGCAATGTTCGCCGCCAGCGATCTGGCTACGTCGCAGCTCGGCGATTCCTTCGTCGTCGGCGGGTGCGAAGGGCAGAAGACCATCGACGGCGAGCAGATGCCACTGGTCCTGGGCCCGGCAAGGGAAGGCGCTGGCGAAGACGGCGGCACTGGGTACGAGGCGCTCGTGGCCGCTGTGAGGGCCAAGAGAGAATGGCTGGAGGACAAGGTGGTGACCAACAGCGCCGTTCTGCTGCGGGGCTTCGATGTCCGCGACGCGGCGGAGTTCGACGCCGTCGTGGAGGCGCTTGGGTGGCCGGACATCCGGTACGTCGGCCCCGCGCCGCGCACCCACGTtcacggccgaatctggaccgccAACGAGGGGCCCCTCGAGCAGAGCGTCTACTTCCAccatgagatggtgctg ATCAAGGAGTTCCCGGCGAAGGTGATACTGTTCTGTGAGGTGCCGCCGCCGGAGGGCGGAGAGACGCCGTTCGTGCCGAGCTTCCGGGTGACGGAGCGGGCGCTGGAGGAGTTCCCGGAGATGGTGGAGGAGCTGGACGCCAAGGGGCTCCGGTACACGTTCACGGCGCCGAGCAACAACAACACCGGGTCCATGAGAGGGAGGGGATGGGAGGACGCTTTCGGCACGTCAGACAAGTCTGAAGCAGAGACGAG GGCAAAGGCACTAGGAATGGGCGTGGAGTGGCTTGAGGACGGTGGCGTGAAGACGATCCTGGGTCCACGCACGCTGACCCGCGTCTTCCCAGGGCGCAAGGGACGGAGGATGTGGTTCAACACGTTGGTCGGGATGCACGGCAAGGAACTGAGCTCGGCCACGGTGGCCGACGGGGCCGAGATCCCGGCGAGCTTCGTGCAACGGTGCGAGGAGATCATCGAGGAGGAGAGCATCCAGTTCCGTTGGCGCAAGGGCGACATCCTCatcctcgacaacctcgccacgcTACACGGCCGGCGGCCGTCGCTGCCGCCTAGGCGGGTTCTCGTCGCAACTTGCAAGTGA
- the LOC123120522 gene encoding myosin-2-like, protein MEKALAKLWDMYEETKSARTNDNLESSFAIHNLTEEKKKLQENYDSLYADVNALLDAQQQRGVELTNQKEQKQYLEVKIAELETVVGNLKAELSKKEEEKKKLQENYDNLYADVNSLLDAQQQRGVELNNQKEQKEYVDVKIVELETVVGNLKAELSKTEEEKKKMLLNYETLKNLTCAQANVIRILKFNHLKEKERLTEERLKLKYHISELQKSEEKIKLKLQGVKAILDE, encoded by the coding sequence ATGGAGAAGGCATTGGCCAAGCTATGGGATATGTATGAGGAGACTAAGTCAGCTAGGACCAATGACAATCTAGAGAGTTCCTTTGCAATTCACAACCTGACAGAAGAGAAGAAGAAACTACAGGAGAACTATGACAGTTTGTATGCTGATGTGAATGCTCTTTTGGATGCCCAGCAGCAGAGGGGTGTGGAGTTAACCAATCAAAAGGAGCAGAAGCAATATCTTGAAGTGAAGATTGCTGAGCTTGAAACTGTAGTTGGCAACTTGAAGGCAGAGTTGTCAaagaaagaggaggagaagaagaaactaCAGGAGAACTATGACAATTTGTATGCTGATGTGAATTCTCTCTTGGATGCCCAGCAACAGAGGGGTGTGGAGTTAAACAATCAGAAGGAGCAGAAGGAATATGTTGATGTGAAGATTGTTGAGCTTGAGACTGTAGTGGGGAACTTGAAGGCAGAGCTGTCAAAgacagaggaggagaagaagaagatgctgctaAACTATGAAACTCTGAAGAACCTGACATGTGCTCAAGCCAATGTGATTAGGATCTTGAAGTTCAATCATTTGAAGGAGAAGGAGAGGCTGACAGAAGAGAGGCTTAAACTGAAGTATCACATTTCTGAGCTTCAAAAGTCTGAGGAAAAGATAAAGTTGAAGCTTCAGGGTGTGAAGGCCATCTTAGATGAGTAG
- the LOC123124709 gene encoding ankyrin repeat-containing protein At2g01680, with protein MAPENTEQAPSPRSKPNEGFDFEPHPELLMAARRGDRGQLERLLGQKDDAAAAPQPAPVRPARRDVIVHIEEAVNVESASTVTSADALTMARDSVLHVVSSRGDADQFLKSATVIYDRARHLLDARNGTGDTPLHCAVRAGWGRMVAHLVDLAKAENGGGGGERLKAMLRMQNEQGETVLHEAVRLGSRDMVARLMKEDPELARVPPADGASPLYLAVSLDHDDIARQLYQNDEGLSYSGPDGRNALHVAALKGKGTIKMLLEWNNDLIRQADRSTRSTPLHFAASWGEHEGISLLLDADQSAAYQADSDGSFPIHVAAYANKVKAVNVLLDGRQDCAELHDANGRTFLHVAVLEESQSVVTYACKLQSKKFSSSVMNMQDKDGNTALHLAIQMGNVWIFSPLMKNRKVKLNLRNNKGQTPLDLSWITTPAGVHYGLNPRIMIHKLLQDAGAKNGTFRCDHFHKEHIVMLDPKEEAQKITDSTQTIGIASVLIATVAFTAAFALPGGYRADDHPNGGTPTLARHYAFDVFIIANTLAFISACLSITSLMYAGVTTVDIRTRMISFVISVTFMAGSARSLAAAFVFGLYVVLAAVARTTAIASCAITALALVDAVWVFSMVTNGELMLLKRLGVRAWWRLPRAILLTFLTEFWPYIVIAGVLIFYKVDRVH; from the exons ATGGCTCCAGAGAACACAGAGCAAGCTCCCAGCCCACGGAGCAAGCCAAATGAGGGGTTCGACTTCGAGCCGCATCCGGAGCTGCTCATGGCCGCGCGGCGCGGCGACCGGGGGCAGCTCGAGCGTCTCCTTGGCCAAAAAGACGACGCAGCAGCGGCGCCCCAGCCGGCGCCAGTGCGACCGGCACGTCGTGATGTCATCGTCCACATCGAGGAAGCCGTCAATGTCGAATCGGCATCCACGGTAACCTCGGCCGACGCGCTCACCATGGCGCGGGACTCCGTTCTCCACGTGGTCTCGTCGCGGGGCGACGCCGATCAGTTCCTGAAGAGCGCGACGGTGATCTACGACAGGGCCCGTCACCTGCTCGACGCCCGGAACGGCACCGGCGACACGCCACTGCACTGCGCCGTCCGCGCCGGGTGGGGCAGAATGGTCGCTCATCTCGTGGATCTCGCGAAAGCGGAgaatggtggcggcggcggcgagaggttGAAGGCGATGCTGAGGATGCAGAACGAGCAGGGAGAGACGGTGCTCCACGAGGCGGTCCGTTTGGGCAGCAGGGACATGGTCGCCCGGCTGATGAAGGAGGACCCCGAGCTAGCTCGAGTTCCGCCGGCCGATGGCGCCTCGCCGCTGTACTTGGCTGTCTCGCTGGATCACGACGACATTGCACGGCAGCTCTATCAGAACGACGAAGGGCTCTCCTACTCTGGACCAGACGGGCGAAATGCCTTGCATGTGGCCGCTCTCAAGGGCAAAG GGACAATAAAAATGCTACTGGAATGGAACAATGATCTCATCAGACAAGCAGACCGATCCACTAGAAGCACGCCTCTCCACTTTGCGGCATCATGGGGGGAGCACGAGGGGATCAGCTTACTGCTGGATGCCGACCAATCCGCGGCGTATCAGGCAGACAGCGACGGATCATTTCCCATACACGTGGCAGCGTACGCGAACAAAGTCAAGGCAGTCAACGTCTTGCTCGACGGCCGCCAGGACTGCGCCGAGCTACACGACGCCAATGGCAGGACCTTCCTCCACGTGGCCGTCCTCGAGGAGAGCCAGTCGGTGGTGACGTACGCCTGCAAGCTGCAGAGCAAGAAATTCTCATCGTCGGTGATGAACATGCAGGACAAGGACGGCAACACCGCGCTGCATCTTGCGATCCAGATGGGGAACGTGTGGATCTTCAGTCCTTTGATGAAGAACCGCAAAGTTAAGCTGAATCTGAGAAACAACAAGGGCCAAACGCCGCTGGATCTCTCGTGGATCACGACACCTGCAGGGGTTCATTACGGATTG AACCCAAGAATTATGATACATAAGTTGCTTCAAGATGCCGGCGCAAAGAATGGCACTTTTAGATGCGATCATTTCCACAAAGAACATATTGTTATGCTAGACCCCAAGGAAGAAGCGCAGAAGATAACCGACTCCACACAGACCATCGGCATCGCCTCCGTCCTGATCGCGACGGTCGCCTTCACCGCAGCCTTCGCCCTGCCCGGTGGCTACAGAGCCGATGACCATCCGAATGGTGGCACGCCGACGCTGGCCAGACACTACGCGTTTGACGTGTTCATCATCGCCAACACGCTGGCCTTCATCAGCGCGTGCCTATCCATCACCAGCCTCATGTACGCGGGGGTCACCACCGTGGACATCCGTACCCGCATGATCTCCTTTGTTATTTCGGTCACGTTCATGGCCGGCTCGGCGAGGAGCCTCGCCGCCGCCTTTGTGTTCGGGTTGTACGTGGTGCTGGCTGCGGTCGCGCGCACGACGGCCATTGCATCTTGTGCTATCACGGCTCTCGCCTTGGTCGATGCCGTTTGGGTCTTCTCGATGGTGACCAACGGGGAGCTGATGTTGCTGAAGAGGCTTGGAGTTCGGGCATGGTGGAGGCTGCCAAGGGCGATTTTGCTGACCTTTCTGACGGAGTTTTGGCCTTACATTGTGATCGCTGGGGTGCTAATATTTTACAAGGTTGATAGAGTGCATTGA